In a genomic window of Mycoplasma iguanae:
- the rpmI gene encoding 50S ribosomal protein L35 has product MPKMKTKSALTKRIKVTGTGKVKRSQAYRSHLAQNKTTKQKRHSRKSTLMSASDLKRFKGLF; this is encoded by the coding sequence ATGCCAAAAATGAAAACCAAATCAGCTTTAACAAAAAGAATTAAAGTAACAGGTACAGGAAAAGTAAAGCGTTCACAAGCTTACAGATCACACTTAGCACAAAATAAAACCACAAAACAAAAAAGACATTCAAGAAAATCTACTTTAATGTCAGCTTCAGATCTAAAAAGATTTAAAGGTTTATTTTAA
- the infC gene encoding translation initiation factor IF-3 gives MRKVDAHFYFLLKETIIKSVQSVQGKKRPQQEHLVNNNIPFPKVFVFDQNNEKIGVKTLKEAVALAQEAKMDLVLISVDNSSGKPKPITRILDYGKFKYDRKKKKKEAKEKQTFIQNREIRLTPRINDNDIKTKAKKAREFLLNGDRIKVSLKFRGRELLRPELGIEVLDKLFAYVEDIAKKTKEPQINDRFLDMNLEIDKKKKPIIKNEAQEEK, from the coding sequence ATGAGAAAAGTGGATGCCCACTTTTATTTTTTATTAAAGGAGACTATTATTAAATCAGTCCAATCTGTTCAAGGTAAAAAACGCCCTCAACAAGAACATTTAGTAAATAACAATATTCCATTTCCTAAAGTTTTTGTTTTTGACCAAAATAATGAAAAAATTGGTGTTAAAACATTGAAAGAGGCAGTTGCTTTAGCTCAAGAAGCTAAAATGGATCTTGTTTTAATTTCTGTAGACAATTCAAGTGGTAAACCTAAACCCATTACTAGAATTTTAGATTACGGTAAATTTAAATATGATCGTAAAAAGAAGAAAAAAGAAGCTAAAGAAAAACAAACATTTATTCAAAATCGTGAAATTAGATTAACACCAAGAATCAATGATAATGATATAAAAACTAAAGCTAAAAAAGCTCGTGAATTTTTATTGAATGGTGATCGTATCAAAGTTTCATTAAAATTTCGTGGTAGAGAATTACTTCGTCCTGAATTGGGAATTGAAGTACTAGATAAACTTTTTGCATATGTTGAAGATATTGCTAAAAAAACTAAAGAACCACAAATTAATGATCGTTTCCTAGATATGAATCTAGAAATAGATAAAAAGAAAAAACCTATTATTAAAAATGAAGCTCAAGAAGAAAAATAG
- the mnmE gene encoding tRNA uridine-5-carboxymethylaminomethyl(34) synthesis GTPase MnmE: MFDNIVAIASGNKINQAISIIRATGPDVFNIVQKFFKGKVGENNTVSHGWIYDKKILIDEVLVLWFKGSKNFIGEDTVEINAHGGHVNTQLILELFLVHGCRMANPGEFSQRAFLNGKMDLVKAEAINDLIHAQTKAQAIKSASKLQNKTSDLIHDLIADIEFLIGHCETNIDYPEMDDIEELTITTFLPKINNLLQKLQTIIKQSENARNIFEGVKMAIVGQPNVGKSSLLNALLNEEKAIVTNISGTTRDVLEAAWQYNGILFKIQDTAGIRHSKDLVEQIGMEKTFTTIENSELIIHLIDPTIGENIYDQQISETSRNKKYFKVYNKKDLLSAADFRKNFVYISTKNNDLTAFEKLLDKTFISADLLDDNYVLSNQRQITLAKAAGVALEDAKKALENGFGPDVVIVDIRQAWESLYSIIGKPDNERLLDSMFSNFCLGK, from the coding sequence ATGTTTGATAATATTGTCGCAATTGCTTCAGGAAATAAAATAAATCAAGCCATTTCTATCATTAGGGCCACTGGTCCTGATGTTTTTAATATAGTGCAAAAATTTTTTAAAGGCAAAGTTGGTGAAAACAATACTGTCAGCCATGGTTGAATTTATGATAAAAAAATACTAATAGATGAAGTGCTCGTTTTATGATTTAAAGGTTCAAAAAATTTTATTGGCGAAGATACAGTAGAAATTAATGCTCATGGTGGTCATGTTAATACGCAATTAATTTTAGAATTATTTTTAGTACATGGCTGCCGCATGGCTAATCCTGGAGAATTTTCACAACGGGCATTTTTAAATGGCAAAATGGATTTAGTAAAAGCAGAAGCTATTAACGATTTAATTCACGCTCAAACCAAAGCACAAGCTATTAAATCTGCTTCGAAGTTGCAAAATAAAACTTCTGATTTAATTCATGATTTAATTGCGGATATCGAATTTTTAATTGGTCATTGTGAAACCAACATTGATTATCCTGAAATGGATGATATAGAAGAATTAACTATTACAACTTTTTTACCAAAAATTAATAATTTACTCCAAAAATTGCAAACAATTATCAAACAATCTGAAAATGCCAGAAATATTTTTGAAGGTGTTAAAATGGCAATTGTAGGGCAACCTAACGTTGGTAAATCTTCATTATTAAATGCTTTATTAAATGAAGAAAAAGCAATTGTTACTAATATTTCTGGAACCACACGCGATGTTTTAGAAGCAGCATGGCAATACAATGGAATCTTATTTAAAATTCAAGATACCGCAGGGATTAGACACAGCAAAGATCTTGTTGAACAAATTGGAATGGAAAAAACTTTCACAACTATTGAAAATTCAGAACTAATTATTCACCTAATAGATCCTACTATAGGTGAAAACATTTATGACCAACAAATAAGTGAAACTTCCAGAAATAAAAAGTATTTCAAAGTTTATAATAAAAAAGACCTTTTAAGTGCAGCAGATTTTAGAAAAAATTTCGTTTATATTTCAACCAAAAATAATGATTTAACAGCTTTTGAAAAATTATTAGACAAAACATTTATTTCAGCCGATTTACTAGATGATAACTATGTTTTGAGTAACCAAAGACAAATTACTTTAGCTAAAGCTGCAGGAGTAGCTTTAGAAGATGCTAAAAAAGCTTTAGAAAATGGTTTTGGTCCTGATGTGGTAATTGTAGATATCAGGCAAGCTTGAGAATCTTTATATAGCATTATTGGTAAACCTGATAATGAAAGACTATTAGATTCTATGTTTAGTAATTTTTGTTTAGGAAAATAA
- a CDS encoding bifunctional 5,10-methylenetetrahydrofolate dehydrogenase/5,10-methenyltetrahydrofolate cyclohydrolase, which yields MNNNFLLLDGRIAASKITEQLKSQVAKWQKKPYFAIIQVGDIFASNKYIANKVKKAQEIGIESEVIRFSETISEKDLILEIKKISQRVDSMIVQLPLPDHIDKQNALNAVPADKDADGLSKINYELFYSNKKAVTPATPKGIMLLLEHYNIEIINKKAYVIGESNLVGKPTKELLSKKGAFTKSFNIDTGIAGSEEADILIVAAGVSGLVKAENIKQNAIIVDVGINSLGNNKITGDVDFESVQNKVSAISPVPGGVGPMTVIALMTNIVELFEEKAKNKVLVEK from the coding sequence ATGAATAATAATTTTCTGCTTTTAGATGGAAGAATTGCTGCTTCTAAAATTACAGAACAATTAAAAAGTCAAGTTGCAAAATGGCAAAAAAAACCATATTTTGCAATTATTCAAGTTGGTGATATTTTTGCATCGAATAAATATATTGCCAATAAGGTTAAAAAAGCTCAAGAAATTGGCATCGAATCTGAAGTTATTAGATTTTCAGAAACAATTTCAGAAAAAGATTTAATTTTAGAAATTAAAAAAATATCACAAAGAGTAGACTCCATGATTGTGCAATTACCATTACCTGATCATATTGATAAACAAAATGCTTTAAATGCAGTGCCTGCAGATAAAGATGCTGACGGTTTATCAAAAATAAATTATGAGCTTTTTTATAGTAATAAAAAAGCTGTTACTCCAGCAACACCTAAAGGTATAATGTTATTGTTGGAACATTATAATATAGAGATCATTAATAAAAAAGCTTATGTAATTGGCGAATCTAATTTAGTGGGCAAGCCAACAAAAGAACTATTAAGCAAAAAAGGAGCTTTTACTAAAAGTTTTAATATTGATACCGGAATTGCTGGTTCAGAAGAAGCTGATATTCTTATAGTAGCTGCAGGAGTTAGTGGTTTAGTCAAAGCAGAAAATATTAAACAAAATGCTATTATTGTTGATGTAGGAATTAATTCATTGGGCAACAATAAAATAACAGGAGATGTTGATTTTGAAAGTGTTCAAAATAAAGTTAGTGCAATCTCTCCGGTACCTGGTGGGGTTGGTCCTATGACGGTTATTGCCTTAATGACAAATATTGTGGAATTATTTGAAGAAAAAGCTAAAAATAAAGTTTTAGTGGAAAAATAA
- the tuf gene encoding elongation factor Tu, producing MAKENFDRSKEHVNIGTIGHVDHGKTTLTAAIATVLSKKGLSEAKDYASIDAAPEERARGITINTAHIEYNTEKRHYAHVDCPGHADYVKNMITGAAQMDGAILVVAATDGPMPQTREHILLSKQVGVPRIVVFLNKVDMLEGEDEMVDLVEMEIRDLLSSYDFDGDNTPVIRGSAKGALDGEAKWEEKIIELMDAVDSYIQAPEREMDKPFLMAVEDVFTITGRGTVATGKVERGQVKINEEVEIVGYTAEPKKTVVTGIEMFRKNLESAMAGDNAGVLLRGVDRTGIERGQVIAKPKSIVPHTQFKAAIYALKKEEGGRHTPFFQNYKPQFYFRTTDVTGGIKFEAGTEMVMPGDNVNLTVELIAPIAVEQGTKFSIREGGRTVGAGSVTEIIK from the coding sequence ATGGCAAAAGAAAATTTTGATAGAAGCAAAGAGCACGTTAATATTGGTACTATTGGTCACGTTGATCACGGTAAAACAACTTTAACAGCAGCTATTGCAACAGTTTTATCTAAAAAAGGGCTATCAGAAGCCAAAGACTATGCTTCAATCGATGCTGCTCCTGAAGAAAGAGCACGTGGAATTACAATTAACACAGCACACATTGAATATAATACAGAAAAAAGACATTACGCACACGTTGACTGTCCAGGTCACGCTGACTATGTTAAAAATATGATTACAGGTGCTGCTCAAATGGATGGAGCTATCTTAGTTGTTGCCGCAACAGATGGACCAATGCCTCAAACAAGAGAACACATTCTACTTTCAAAACAAGTTGGTGTTCCAAGAATCGTTGTTTTCTTAAACAAAGTTGACATGCTTGAAGGTGAAGATGAAATGGTTGATCTAGTTGAAATGGAAATTAGAGATCTATTATCTTCATACGATTTTGATGGAGACAATACACCAGTTATTAGAGGTTCAGCTAAAGGGGCTCTAGATGGTGAAGCTAAATGAGAAGAAAAAATTATTGAACTTATGGATGCTGTTGATTCATACATCCAAGCTCCAGAAAGAGAAATGGATAAACCATTCCTAATGGCTGTTGAAGATGTTTTCACAATTACAGGACGTGGAACTGTTGCTACAGGTAAAGTAGAACGTGGACAAGTTAAAATCAATGAAGAAGTTGAAATTGTTGGTTACACAGCAGAACCTAAAAAAACAGTTGTTACAGGAATTGAAATGTTCCGTAAAAATCTTGAATCAGCGATGGCTGGAGATAATGCCGGAGTTCTATTACGTGGAGTAGATAGAACAGGTATTGAACGTGGACAAGTTATTGCTAAACCAAAATCAATTGTTCCTCATACACAATTTAAAGCTGCAATCTATGCACTGAAAAAAGAAGAAGGTGGACGTCACACTCCTTTCTTCCAAAACTACAAACCTCAATTCTACTTTAGAACAACTGACGTTACAGGTGGAATTAAATTTGAAGCAGGTACAGAAATGGTTATGCCTGGAGATAATGTAAATCTAACAGTAGAATTAATTGCTCCTATTGCTGTTGAGCAAGGAACAAAATTCTCAATCCGTGAAGGTGGAAGAACTGTTGGAGCTGGATCAGTTACAGAAATTATTAAATAA
- the rplT gene encoding 50S ribosomal protein L20 → MRVKGGTVTRQRRKKWLKLAKGYWGHKSIGFKVAKQAVVKSWTYAFRDRKQVKRDFRKLWIARINAACRPQGISYSRLINGLKIANIEINRKMLSELAIHQPEVFSSIVNTAKNALQ, encoded by the coding sequence ATGAGAGTTAAAGGCGGAACAGTCACAAGACAAAGACGTAAAAAATGATTAAAATTAGCTAAAGGGTACTGAGGTCACAAATCAATCGGTTTTAAAGTTGCTAAACAGGCAGTTGTAAAATCTTGAACATATGCTTTTAGAGACCGTAAGCAAGTTAAAAGAGATTTCCGTAAATTATGAATTGCTAGAATTAATGCAGCTTGTCGTCCACAAGGAATTAGTTATTCAAGATTAATTAATGGATTAAAAATTGCGAACATTGAAATTAATCGTAAAATGCTATCTGAATTAGCTATTCACCAACCAGAAGTTTTTAGTTCAATTGTAAACACAGCTAAAAATGCTTTACAATAA
- a CDS encoding valine--tRNA ligase gives MEKKYNHHLIECDKNQKWIEKKFFSTHDLSKPPFAVILPPPNVTGKLHIGHAWNSFIQDTVIRYKKLQGFDVKWVPGMDHAGISTQAKIAQKLAQENIFLKDITRKEFLEHAWKWKDEYSQLIRDQWAKMGLALDYDAERFTLDSAANEAVNKVFIDLYNQGLIYRSSKAINWDPIQKTALSNIEVISEDTKQKMYYIKYFLENSEEYLIISTTRAETLYSDVAVAVHPSDEKYQKYIGKNVKHPLSGKIIPIIGDEYINPSFGTGVMKVSAHATQDIEIIQKNNLEILESIDQSGKMNSLAQEFVNLDRFEARKQIAKKLQKNNFLVKTEEIISPVGYSERSKAAIEILVSPQWFVKMDLLTEKVLANLNSNHAVNFFPGRFKNTMHQWMEKIYDWTISRQLIWGHRIPAWYKGDEIKVQLTSPGDDWTQDPDVLDTWFSSALSPFVFLGWPQTKAKVEHYYPTSLLVTGWDILFFWVARMYFFSLHFMDGQIPFKDVLLHGLIRDEQGRKMSKSLGNGIDPMEIIDQYGADSLRNFLLWNSTPGQDLRFSKEKLEAAWNVNNKLWNISRYIFMMNDATQENTGLDQWIINKLENLKSNIAKYFESYEFTLMGKEIQKFLFDDFSSWYIELSKANPNKKTALLILKHLLVVLHPFMPFLTDHIYREIFHEELLESNLANLSISNQVDYIDDIIEIVKTIREFREKYNISKKIILQYYIKDNSLPNTAIEMINNLTKSQFYKNNDSLIQLSKFKLFIKLNEEFKQNESKRITEQINFLENEIKRSQSILSNAGFIAKAPAEKINLEKAKLADYQAKLNEYLKLIKGNNE, from the coding sequence ATGGAAAAAAAGTATAATCATCATCTTATTGAATGTGATAAAAATCAAAAATGAATTGAGAAAAAGTTTTTTTCAACTCATGATTTAAGTAAACCGCCCTTTGCCGTTATCTTGCCACCGCCAAATGTTACTGGAAAATTACATATTGGTCATGCATGAAATTCTTTTATTCAAGATACAGTAATTCGTTATAAAAAATTGCAAGGTTTTGATGTTAAATGAGTACCAGGAATGGATCATGCCGGAATTTCTACACAAGCTAAAATTGCTCAAAAACTTGCTCAAGAAAATATCTTTTTAAAAGATATTACACGTAAAGAATTTTTAGAACATGCTTGAAAATGAAAAGATGAATATTCACAATTGATTCGTGATCAATGAGCAAAAATGGGATTAGCTTTAGATTATGATGCTGAACGTTTTACCTTAGATAGTGCAGCTAATGAAGCTGTTAATAAAGTATTTATTGATTTATATAATCAAGGATTAATTTATAGATCATCGAAAGCAATTAACTGAGATCCAATTCAAAAAACTGCTTTATCAAACATTGAAGTTATTTCTGAAGACACAAAACAAAAAATGTATTATATAAAATACTTTTTAGAAAATTCAGAAGAATACTTGATTATTTCAACCACAAGAGCGGAAACACTTTATTCAGATGTAGCTGTTGCAGTTCATCCCTCAGATGAAAAATATCAAAAATATATAGGTAAAAATGTAAAACATCCTTTAAGTGGGAAAATAATCCCTATTATTGGAGATGAATATATAAATCCGTCTTTTGGAACTGGAGTTATGAAAGTTTCAGCTCATGCTACTCAAGATATTGAAATTATTCAAAAGAATAATTTAGAAATTTTAGAAAGTATTGATCAATCAGGAAAAATGAATTCTTTAGCACAAGAATTTGTTAACTTAGATCGTTTTGAAGCAAGAAAACAAATTGCCAAAAAATTACAAAAAAATAATTTTTTAGTTAAAACAGAAGAAATCATTTCGCCTGTAGGTTACTCAGAACGTAGTAAAGCCGCAATTGAAATTTTAGTTTCACCACAATGATTTGTAAAAATGGATTTATTAACTGAAAAAGTTTTAGCAAATTTAAATTCCAATCACGCAGTTAATTTTTTTCCAGGAAGATTCAAAAATACTATGCATCAATGGATGGAAAAAATTTATGATTGAACTATTTCGCGTCAATTAATTTGAGGACACAGAATTCCAGCCTGATATAAAGGTGATGAAATTAAAGTGCAATTAACATCACCTGGTGATGATTGAACTCAAGATCCAGACGTATTAGATACTTGATTTTCTTCTGCTCTTTCTCCTTTTGTATTTTTAGGATGACCACAAACAAAAGCAAAAGTAGAACATTATTATCCTACTTCTTTACTAGTTACAGGTTGAGATATTTTATTCTTCTGAGTGGCAAGAATGTATTTCTTTTCGCTTCACTTTATGGATGGTCAAATCCCTTTTAAAGATGTTTTATTACATGGATTAATCCGTGATGAACAAGGTAGAAAAATGTCTAAGTCTTTAGGAAATGGAATTGATCCAATGGAAATTATTGATCAGTATGGAGCCGATAGTTTAAGAAACTTTTTATTATGAAACTCTACTCCTGGACAAGATTTACGTTTTTCAAAAGAAAAACTAGAAGCTGCTTGAAATGTTAATAATAAATTATGAAATATTTCACGTTATATTTTTATGATGAATGATGCTACTCAAGAAAATACTGGATTAGATCAATGAATTATTAATAAGCTTGAAAATTTAAAAAGTAATATTGCCAAGTATTTTGAAAGTTATGAATTTACTTTAATGGGTAAAGAAATTCAAAAATTCTTATTTGATGATTTTTCTTCTTGATATATTGAATTATCTAAAGCAAATCCCAATAAAAAAACTGCTTTATTAATTTTGAAACATTTACTAGTAGTATTGCATCCATTTATGCCATTTTTAACAGACCATATTTATCGAGAAATTTTTCATGAAGAACTATTAGAATCTAATTTAGCAAATTTATCAATTTCAAATCAAGTAGATTATATTGATGATATTATAGAAATTGTCAAAACAATTCGTGAATTTAGAGAAAAATACAACATTTCTAAAAAAATAATTTTGCAATACTATATTAAAGATAATTCATTACCAAATACTGCAATAGAAATGATTAATAATTTAACTAAATCACAATTTTATAAAAATAATGATTCTTTGATTCAGCTTTCCAAATTTAAACTATTTATTAAATTAAATGAAGAATTTAAACAAAATGAATCAAAAAGAATTACAGAACAAATTAATTTTTTAGAAAATGAAATTAAAAGATCTCAAAGCATTTTATCTAACGCTGGTTTTATTGCAAAAGCTCCAGCAGAAAAAATTAATTTAGAAAAAGCAAAATTAGCAGATTATCAAGCTAAATTAAATGAATATTTAAAATTAATTAAAGGTAATAATGAATAA
- a CDS encoding cold shock domain-containing protein: MITQGKVKWFNETKGYGFIADQHGEDIFFHYSNLEVQGFKTIEKDTNVEFEISNKGDKKQALKIRPI; the protein is encoded by the coding sequence GTGATAACACAAGGTAAAGTTAAATGATTTAATGAAACTAAAGGTTATGGTTTTATTGCTGATCAACATGGTGAAGATATATTTTTTCACTATTCTAATTTAGAAGTTCAAGGGTTCAAAACCATTGAAAAAGATACAAATGTTGAATTTGAAATTTCAAACAAAGGCGATAAAAAGCAAGCTCTAAAAATTAGACCTATTTAA